One genomic region from Ammospiza caudacuta isolate bAmmCau1 chromosome 1, bAmmCau1.pri, whole genome shotgun sequence encodes:
- the ZNF804B gene encoding zinc finger protein 804B, protein MACYLVISSRHLSNGHYRGIKGVFRGPLCKNGARSPVTATSSPPPSLVPRTDYAEKEKAAAKALEDVKANFYCELCDKQYHKHQEFDNHINSYDHAHKQRLKDLKQREFARNVASKSWKDEKKQEKALKRLHQLAELRKQSECITGSGPLLKAPRLVLEKQQSPDGIFLYKGSKFAASSQRTTTSEGQGFSKSILEKQQLIISRHHPPAERHHALGNRISQKFPYSNNTSQRAGVSFSFSKKVPLKLESSASVFSENCEEGNDYSESPNHKKKQTIEGCHSVTLLEEQLKASLDKESPIPQDQMDLDNSASSHVAAKPKMLKENDKSSDRESEEKFRANPSFSKVKIPLPNLNFSTSLRETEQESKLNESDQFLETPISSSCQASNFCTQLNTYKHSNAHLPAQLSELPRQPEPELTCSSNINDSPGVMKRERSLEITETTDRNMETLEKETMVKEVKPQALPFLHVVSKDGTTALQWPTELLLFTKTEPCISYGCNPLYFDFRLSLNHREGKQHETNKASCKNLSKNKTADEYEPSGLIKHKQMSNEQDNQLLKPKKMKGSLNPRKAKQKAESDIGKEMNENGKKYIADYLNENIPKVPAYLDVSQKDYVTEKSLYTTSLRRPLKHHFHGCERKTQNIRNESISFSAFMSRIKTSNSEKRNLIDLEEKYENQNDSRSLQDVVSCSSDISDSGKDSSESFFSCKSSSNSKYSDNEGCGSYTRCWRFSSPQKSSSGRHSSYSDTSVSSTSSYMRPTSNNHRRNNLLCCCKRKNKTDKRHKHRKHKCIFTSDDTDEDYLCHSRSHRTRNCIQSGTIKYRRCSRHKLLQIRDRSKHSRCRHQDFGKVLSRSRSCHKSKSGSTSDSRSSERSSSSRISRCSSSGSVSKETDNCDNKTKEDSERGSNTEPGKAETAHSNSLNVNSQSKNFATRSSKNLAKDICGKRKSMTAKLLLERVQSKKTQEQMHDPERFSISSGIELKDHSQSHFALQFSSSVNDIAMLPLPEKVLSKGKNDMRHNEISSLENSVKKNNTEASEITNVTLSPGTDYDHCVLKDIIQIETGYQSPSIKRNTAIKEQTSLFFSEVQPFIQSCDPVPNDFPGAFPSNRYSVADSTETKEELHDVNMDLNQAEGSSDSFCDNAMQKYGDTLHDLEVYSKSTSPPLTQQPITFTPEEVDKYRLLQLQAQQHMQKQLLAKHLKVLPAPGPAAFSATPAVPALPVQQQAAVTTIQHTLLQRFAVSASVHPHGGHLSLAPLHPLSQAHFAPISLSPLAPALIPTHPALLTGHPLHLVSATPLHPSPLTFPALPHAAYIPALFTPHLNTATPSAIHPNHLVHPLFQGQEPHHYSCSIQTQQLPTAKEVFSVSSYLN, encoded by the exons AGATTGAAAGATTTAAAACAAAGAGAATTTGCTCGAAATGTGGCTTCAAAGTCATGGAAAGAtgagaagaaacaggaaaaagcaCTCAAGAGACTCCACCAGCTTGCAGAGTTACGGAAGCAGTCAGAATG CATCACTGGGAGCGGACCATTGCTTAAAGCCCCCCGATTAgtcctggaaaagcagcaatcACCAGATGGCATTTTCCTGTACAAGGGCAGCAAGTTTGCGGCAAGTTCTCAAAGAACCACCACAAGCGAAGGACAAGGCTTCTCCAAAAGCATACTAGAGAAACAGCAACTTATAATAAGCAGGCACCACCCTCCAGCTGAAAGACACCATGCGCTTGGAAACCGCATCTCACAAAAGTTCCCATACAGCAACAATACCTCTCAAAGGGCAGGAGTGTCTTTTTCATTCTCTAAAAAGGTCCCTTTGAAGCTTGAGTCCTCTGCATCAGTCTTCAGTGAGAATTGTGAAGAAGGAAATGATTATAGTGAGTCCCCCAACcataaaaaaaagcaaactattGAGGGCTGTCATTCTGTCACTCTTTTGGAAGAACAACTGAAAGCAAGTTTGGATAAAGAGTCACCTATTCCACAAGACCAAATGGATTTGGATAACAGTGCATCAAGTCATGTAGCTGCAAAACCTAAAATGCTAAAGGAAAATGATAAAAGTAGTGATAGggaatcagaagaaaaattcagaGCTAATCCTTCCTTTTCTAAAGTCAAAATACCACTTccaaatttgaatttttctaCTTCActgagagaaacagagcaagaGAGCAAACTGAATGAATCTGATCAATTCTTAGAAACTCCCATCTCATCTTCATGCCAAGCTAGCAATTTTTGTACACAGTTGAACACCTACAAGCACAGTAATGCCCACCTGCCTGCCCAGTTATCTGAGCTCCCTCGACAGCCAGAACCTGAGCTGACCTGTTCAAGCAACATTAATGACAGTCCTGGAGTGATGAAGAGAGAAAGATCTTTGGAGATTACAGAAACCACAGATAGAAATATGGAAACACTGGAAAAGGAGACCATGGTTAAAGAAGTTaagccccaggcactgcctttcCTCCATGTGGTGAGCAAAGACGGCACCACTGCTCTGCAGTGGCCCACAGAATTACTTTTGTTTACAAAAACTGAGCCCTGTATTTCATATGGCTGTAATCCATTGTATTTTGACTTCAGACTCTCTTTAAATCACAGGGAGGGTAAACAGCatgaaacaaacaaagcaaGCTGTAAAAATCTCTCTAAAAATAAGACTGCAGATGAATATGAACCCTCAGGTTTAATAAAACACAAGCAAATGTCAAATGAACAAGATAATCAGTTGTTGAAACCAAAGAAGATGAAAGGTTCCCTAAATCCAAGAAAGGCCAAGCAAAAAGCTGAGTCAGACATAGGGaaagaaatgaatgaaaatgGTAAGAAATATATTGCAGATTATTTGAATGAAAATATACCCAAAGTGCCTGCTTACCTTGATGTCTCACAAAAGGATTATGTGACAGAAAAAAGTCTTTATACAACATCACTGAGGAGACCTTTAAAGCATCATTTCCATGGCTGTGAAAGAAAAACTCAGAACATTAGAAACGAaagcatttccttttctgcttttatgtCTAGGATTAAAACCTCTAACTCTGAAAAACGCAATTTGATTGATCTTGAAGAAAAATATGAGAACCAAAATGACTCCAGATCTCTTCAAGATGTGgtcagctgcagcagtgacatAAGTGACAGTGGAAAAGACTCTAGTGAAAGTTTCTTTAGTTGTAAATCCAGTTCAAACAGCAAGTATTCAGATAATGAAGGATGTGGAAGTTATACAAGATGCTGGAGATTCTCATCTCCTCAAAAGTCCTCGTCTGGCAGACATTCCAGCTATTCTGACACTTCAGTTAGCAGCACGAGTAGCTACATGAGGCCCACATCAAACAAtcacagaagaaataatttgctttgttgttgtaaaagaaaaaacaagacaGATAAAAGGCACAAACACAGAAAGCACAAGTGTATTTTCACTTCAGATGATACAGATGAGGATTATCTTTGTCATAGTAGAAGTCACAGAACTAGAAACTGTATTCAGAGTGGCACAATTAAATATCGAAGATGTTCAAGACATAAACTTTTACAAATCAGAGACAGGTCTAAACACAGCAGATGTAGACATCAGGATTTTGGCAAAGTGCTTAGTAGGAGTAGAAGCTGCCACAAATCCAAAAGTGGTTCCACTAGTGATTCAAGAAGCAGTGAAAGATCATCTAGCAGCAGAATATCAAGATGCAGCAGTTCAGGATCTGTCTCAAAAGAGACTGACAACTGtgacaacaaaacaaaagaggaTTCTGAGAGAGGTTCTAACACTGAACCAGGAAAAGCTGAAACTGCACATTCCAACTCTCTGAATGTTAATAGTCAGTCAAAAAACTTTGCCACCCGCTCTTCCAAAAACCTGGCAAAAGACATATGTGGAAAAAGAAAGTCAATGACAGCCAAGTTACTTTTAGAAAGAGTCCAGTCTAAGAAAACCCAGGAACAAATGCATGATCCAGAGAGATTTTCAATCAGTAGTGGGATAGAATTAAAGGATCACTCACAAAGTCACTTTGCTCTTCAGTTTTCATCATCAGTAAATGACATTGCAATGTTACCTTTGCCAGAGAAAGTGCTAAGCAAAGGTAAAAATGACATGAGACATAATGAAATCAGTTCACTGGAAAACAGTGTGAAGAAAAACAACACTGAAGCATCAGAGATAACAAATGTTACTCTTTCACCTGGAACTGATTATGACCATTGTGTTCTTAAAGACATAATTCAAATTGAAACAGGCTATCAGAGCCCAAGCATAAAAAGGAACACAGCAATAAAGGAACAAACCAGTCTCTTCTTTAGTGAAGTGCAGCCCTTTATACAAAGCTGTGATCCAGTACCAAATGATTTCCCTGGTGCTTTTCCCTCTAATAGATATTCTGTTGCTGATTCAACAGAGACCAAAGAAGAACTACATGATGTAAACATGGACTTGAACCAGGCAGAAGGCAGTTCAGACTCTTTCTGTGACAATGCTATGCAGAAGTATGGTGATACACTACATGACCTAGAAGTGTACAGCAAATCCACCTCCCCTCCTTTAACACAGCAGCCTATCACATTTACACCAGAAGAAGTAGACAAATACAGGTTGCTGCAGCTGCAAGCCCAGCAGCACATGCAGAAACAACTTCTGGCAAAACACCTGAAAGTTTTGCCTGCCCCAGGACCAGCTGCCTTCTCTGCAACACCAGCagttcctgccctgcctgttcAGCAGCAGGCCGCTGTCACCACCATCCAGCACACGCTGCTGCAGCGCTTTGCTGTCTCGGCATCTGTGCACCCACACGGCGGCCATCTCTCCCTGGCACCCCTCCACCCCCTCTCTCAGGCACATTTTGCCCCCATATCACTGTCCCCTTTAGCACCAGCCCTTATTCCCACCCACCCTGCTTTGCTGACAGGACACCCACTGCACTTGGTGTCTGCCACTCCCCTCCACCCGTCCCCACTGACCTTCCCTGCACTGCCTCACGCTGCATACATCCCAGCCTTATTTACACCACACCTGAACACAGCCACTCCTTCTGCTATACACCCAAATCACTTAGTTCATCCCTTATTCCAAGGACAAGAGCCCCATCACTATTCTTGTTCTATCCAGACCCAACAGTTACCTACAGCAAAAGAAGTTTTCAGTGTTTCTAGCTACTTAAACTAG